The nucleotide window GCGCTGCTGCAGTGGCATCAGTTAACTTTAGAAAAGACAAAATCATATCTTATGATAAAACTTTACACGTGAACCTTTTCTGTTGAATAATGTGGGATTCTGTGCCCCGGTCCTCATCTGTATGAACTATTTCCCCGCACGTATAAGTCTGAATCAATACTTATCCTGATAGACCTATAGCCATAAGGTATTGTTTGTCTGTATAGTCCGTTTGTTATTACCTGCATCACCGGCAGGTGTACTATAACTATGCCTTTTTTTAACCCACAATTTCATCACCCAAATTAAAATCCTTATGAAGAAAGCACTATTCATTTTATTAGGGGTTTTGCTAACCTCTCCTCTCCTCAAAGCCCAGGTAAGCAAGGGCGGAAAACCTTACAGCTTCACTGCTAAGCTGGCACAACAGGATATCAATGTTAAAACGGTTGCAGCGTTACCGGTACAAAAACTGCAACTGGAAGATGACCAGAACCTGAAACAGGGACTGCCACTGCGTATCGGTGTCATCGCACCGGTGTCTTACTCACTTTCTAATTCCGGTACCTGGACCAACCTGCCCGGAGGTGACCGTTTATGGCGCCTGAAGATACAGGTACAGGGAGCAGTGGCCACCTCCCTCTATTACAAAGACTTCCTGTTGCCGGAAGGTGCCAGCCTGTATATTTATAATGGCGACAACACCCAGCTGATCGGAAGTTATACCAGCGCCAATAACGAAGGAACAGGCATATTTGCTACTGAAATACTAAAAGGAAACACCTGCGTACTGGAATACTACGAGCCTAAAGCTGTAAAAGGCAAAGGCCATTTCACCATCACCGGTGTCAATAACATCTACAGCAACAAAATACCGGAATCAAGAACGACCTCTATAGATAAGACCGTTGGCGCTTCCGGCACCTGTGAAGTGAATGTAAACTGCCCCGAAGGTGCCAACTGGCAAAATCAGAAAAGAGCGGTGGCTAAAATATTGTTGAAACTGGGTTCCAGCGCCTACCTCTGTTCCGGTTCCCTGGTCAACAACGCCCGTAAGGATTGTAAGCCTTACTTCCTTACCGCCAACCACTGCGGGTCTAATGCTTCTGCGACCGACTTTAACCAGTGGATTTTTTATTTCAACTATGAATCCGCCACCTGCACCAACCCTGCCAATGAACCGGCCAGCAACACCATTACTGGTTGCGTACAACGTGCCCGTGCTGGTGAAAGTGGTAGTGTAGAAGGATCCGATTTTCAGCTGCTGGAATTTACGCAGGCTATTCCATCTTCCTACAATGTATATTATGCCGGCTGGAACGCAGGAGCAGCAGCTAGTCCCAGTGGTGTTGGTATCCATCATCCTGCAGGTGATATTAAAAAGATATCTACCTATAGTGCACCATTGACAGGAGCCAATTATGGCGGTGGTGGTACCGCTCCTTATACACACTGGCAGGCCAACTGGGTACAAACAGTAACTTCATGGGGGGTTACTGAAGGTGGTTCATCCGGTTCTCCCTTGTTCAATAACTTAGGTCAGATAGTAGGTCAGTTATCCGGTGGTCCTTCCAGCTGTACAGTTGCCAACACCAGTAAATACGATTATTACGGACAGGTGTACCGCAGCTGGACATACGGTACAGATGCCCTTCACCAGCTGAAACCCTGGCTGGACCCGGATAATACAGGGGTGCTGTCACTCAATGGTACCAATTATCCTTGCGGCGATACTACCGTTCCTACAACCTGTACAGACGTATACGAACCTAACAATACCCTGGTTACAGCTGCCAGCATACCAACAGGAACGGATATACGTGCTACTATCGCTACCGCCACCGATACAGACTATTTTAAAATACAGGTATCTGATACCAGCAGGCTCAATATTGTACTGGATAATCTCCTGGCCAACTTCGACCTCAGATTGCTCTCCGCCAGCGGCGCACAACTGGGCATCTCACAAAATACAGGCACCACTGCAGAATCCATTGTATATAACGGCCCTGCCGGTACCTATTACATTCAGGTATATGGAAAAAATGGAGCCCGCGCGGACTCTATCTGCTACCGGCTGAATGCTGGCGTCACCAACCTGAACGGCTGCAACGACCAGCTGGAGCCTAACGATACACAAGCCACTGCTGCCGCCATTGCAACGGGAACGAATATACGGGCACAGATCGCCACCGCTACAGATGTGGATTACTATAAGTTTACCACTACCGGTACCAATGATCTGAGCATCCGCCTCGACAGCCTCGCCGGCGACTACGACCTTGTGCTGCTGAATGCTTCCGGCACACAGCTGGGTATTTCCCAGAACAGTGGTACTACCGCTGAATCAATCACCTACGGCGCTGCCGCAGCAGGTACCTATTACGTGAAAGTATATGGTTATAACGGTGCATTCAGTAATACAAAATGTTATCTGCTCAATGTTACCGCTACACCGGTAACTGCCTGTACAGAAGCATACGAG belongs to Chitinophaga sp. HK235 and includes:
- a CDS encoding pre-peptidase C-terminal domain-containing protein, whose protein sequence is MKKALFILLGVLLTSPLLKAQVSKGGKPYSFTAKLAQQDINVKTVAALPVQKLQLEDDQNLKQGLPLRIGVIAPVSYSLSNSGTWTNLPGGDRLWRLKIQVQGAVATSLYYKDFLLPEGASLYIYNGDNTQLIGSYTSANNEGTGIFATEILKGNTCVLEYYEPKAVKGKGHFTITGVNNIYSNKIPESRTTSIDKTVGASGTCEVNVNCPEGANWQNQKRAVAKILLKLGSSAYLCSGSLVNNARKDCKPYFLTANHCGSNASATDFNQWIFYFNYESATCTNPANEPASNTITGCVQRARAGESGSVEGSDFQLLEFTQAIPSSYNVYYAGWNAGAAASPSGVGIHHPAGDIKKISTYSAPLTGANYGGGGTAPYTHWQANWVQTVTSWGVTEGGSSGSPLFNNLGQIVGQLSGGPSSCTVANTSKYDYYGQVYRSWTYGTDALHQLKPWLDPDNTGVLSLNGTNYPCGDTTVPTTCTDVYEPNNTLVTAASIPTGTDIRATIATATDTDYFKIQVSDTSRLNIVLDNLLANFDLRLLSASGAQLGISQNTGTTAESIVYNGPAGTYYIQVYGKNGARADSICYRLNAGVTNLNGCNDQLEPNDTQATAAAIATGTNIRAQIATATDVDYYKFTTTGTNDLSIRLDSLAGDYDLVLLNASGTQLGISQNSGTTAESITYGAAAAGTYYVKVYGYNGAFSNTKCYLLNVTATPVTACTEAYEPNETRTAAATIPVNTVISAQISSSTDKDWYKFTNTAAQPYIEVLLTNLPADYDVVLYDANGTQLGISQNSGTTNERIVYNVGTVGTYYIQVYGYSGASSTTQCYKLAANIGSSPKQAPVAAKSDKPGDVAAKDLHGNIRLYPVPVRDVVYLELNSQHDMQQQVIITDINGKIVYNQQHRVVNGFNRLEIRLPASLKDGTYIVSTSRLHSQKFILQR